In Candidatus Accumulibacter cognatus, the genomic window CGCTTCGGTCGCACGGCCACCGGCGTGGGAAAACGCACCTGCATCGTCATCGTCGAAACTGAACATGCGGGGTCGCTCTACACCCTGGGACTGATCGTCGATGGCGTCAATGCAGTCATGGAGATTTCAGCCGAGAGCATCGAACCTTCTCCCGCTTTCGGTACGCGTGTAAACGCCGACTTCATCGCCGGAATGGCACGCGTCAATGGCCGCTTCGTGATCATTCTCGACATCGCACGCGTACTGTCGATCGACGAAATGGTGTCGATCACCCCGCCGACGATGATTGCAAACCTGTAACCCATCTGAAACGGGAGGCGGTGATGGCACGAGAA contains:
- a CDS encoding chemotaxis protein CheW, whose translation is MNPEPLAAARQHVASKAAPDVGDTLALYLAFRLADDVYAIDILRIREIIEYSVPTGVPMMPRTVRGVINLRGSVVPVIDLAVRFGRTATGVGKRTCIVIVETEHAGSLYTLGLIVDGVNAVMEISAESIEPSPAFGTRVNADFIAGMARVNGRFVIILDIARVLSIDEMVSITPPTMIANL